The Primulina huaijiensis isolate GDHJ02 chromosome 9, ASM1229523v2, whole genome shotgun sequence genomic interval TCCGACTTAGCGCATCAGCCACTTTGTTTGCTTTACCCGGATAGTAGCTTATGGTCAAGTCATAGTTCTTTAGAAGTTCGATCCATCGCTTTTTCCTcgtattaagttctttctgggtgaacaagtacttgaggctctgatgGTCGATGAAGATTACACATTTAGCACCATAgaggtagtgcctccaaatctttaaggTAAAGACAATCGCTGCCAGTTCCAGATCATGCGTAGGGTAGTTCTGCTCTTGCGGTTTCAACTGCCTTGATGCGTAGGCGATCATTCTTCCTTCTTGCATGTGCACGCATCCTAGACCTTCCTTAGAGGCGTCACTGTAGATAGTGAAATCTTTATTCTCTGCGGCCAAGATCAACACTGGCGTGGATGCAAGTTTCTCTTTCAATGTCTGCAAACTCTTCTCAAAACTTTCACTCCAGCTGAACTTAGAATTCTTCTGTGTGAGTTTAGTCAATGGTAAGGCTATCGAGGAAAATCCTTCGACAAATTTCCGGTAGTAACCTGCTAATCCAAGAAAGCTTCTGATatcggtggcgttcttaggtctTGGCCACCCTGTAATTGCTTCAAATTTCCTTGGATCCACTGACACTCCTACTTTCGAGATCACATGTCCTAGAAAGGACACACTCTtcagccagaattcacatttgcTAAACTTAGCATAGAGCTTATTCTCTCTTAAGGTTTGCAGAGCAAGGTGAAGGTGCTCTTCGTGGCTCGTCTCATCAGGGGaatagacgaggatgtcgtcgaTAGATACCACTATGAAATGATCTAGGAATGGCTTGAATACTCTGTTCATTAGGTCCATGAATGTTGTCGGCGCATTTGTCAGGCCAAAATGTATCAATgtgaattcataatgcccatatttTGTTCGAAAGGCTGTTTTGGGGATATCTTCAGCCCtgactttcaactgatggtaacCTGTCCTCAGGTCCAGTTTAGAAAACACGGTGGCTCCTTTAAGCTGTTCAAACAAATCGTCTATCCAAGGTAGAGGGTATCTGTTCTTAATTTTGATCTTGTTCAATTCTCTATagtcgatacacaatctcatactcccatctttcttcttcacgaagagtATTGGAGCTCCCCATGGGGACATACTCAGCCGAATTTGCCTTTAATCTAGAAATTCTTGGCGTTGATCTTTCAGCTCTTTGAGCTCAgctggtgccattctataaggtgccttagagattggtgcagcaccggGAACAAAgtttatttcaaaatcaacttcGCGGTTCAGGACCGTCCCAGAgagttcttctggaaaaacatcTGGGAACTCTCTCACTATCGGGATGTCTTCCAGTTTCCGCTCGACTTCTTCTTTTAATTCACTGACCATTGCTAGGTAGATGTCTTCTTCGGATTTCATGGCTCTCCAAGCTTGAGATGTAGAAAGCAGTGACTTCCGCTCCTTGGATTTTCCATGATATACGACTTCCTCCTGATTTGGGGTTCGGAGTTTGACTATCTTTCCTTTACAATCTACCATCGCACTGTTTCTTGCTAACCAATCCATCCGTAAGATGATGTCAAAATCAACCATGATCAACTGTATCAAGTTGGCGCTAAAAGTCTGGTTACCAATACTGATTTTACAATCTCTGTAAATTTCGTGAGTTTCGATGACCCAACTAGTAGGTGTGGCTATTCGAAAGGGCTCAGTTAGTTTCTGGGGCTTACATCCTAACTTCTTAGCaaatttcttagacgtaaaggAATGCGTAGCACCACATTCAAATAACACATAAGCAGACACTTGCTGAATAAATATGGTACCTGACACGACATCGTTCGCGTCGTCTGCCTCCTTTTGCATCATGGAAAACACCCTGGCATTCGGTTTGTTCTCCCGTGGTTTATTGGCATTCACCCCTGAGTTTGACCCGTCTCCTTTACTTTGTCCAGTTGCTCTGTTGGTGGCGTCTGGACATTCTGCCATACGGTGTCCTGGTTTACCGCATCCAAAGCAGACACCGCTCGCTCTACGACACTCTCCCAAGTGTCGTAAGTGGCAAGTTGGGCAAGGCTTAATAGCTTGGTAGCTTGTGGCAGGCGAAGGCCCTTTGGATGGTCTACCGGACTGGTTAGGCTTCTTGAAATTCTGACCTCTATGCGATGACTGACTACTCATAGGCCTTTTGTTCCTATTTTCCTTTTCCCTGCGCTGGATATCAGTTTCAGCTCGGATAGCTGGGCTCTTCAGGTCTGAAAAATTCATTGGCTGATAGATTGCCAAAGCCGACTGGATTCTGATATTCAATCTCTTCTTGAAGCGGTGCAATTTCAAAGCTTCATCCGCCATGATTGTCGGAGCATAAGATACAAGGGCATTGAACTGGGAGGTGTATTCAACAACTGACATATCCGGAGCTTGAATGAAATTTTGAAAGTCACTCAGTTTCTGCAGTCTGACCTCGGCTAGATAATACTGTTTCAAAAAAGCTTCTCGAAAATGCTGCCACGTGATTGGTCCTGCAGCTGTAATGGCTGGCGAGATTGCTTCCCACCACTTGTCTGTTTTATCCTCTAGGAAAGGCACTATCACATCCACTTTCAGTGCCTCCGGAACTTCCAACAGTCGCAGCTGAGTCTCCACACTTTTCAGCCAGCTCTGGCTAACTTCAGGGTCAGCAGTTCCACTAAAGGATGGACATCTGTTCTTACGAAGTGACTCGTAGTGGAACTTGATTCCATGCTGAGGTGGAGGTGGCGGTGGCTGATTGGTATTTGGGTTCACTAACCTTTGCAGTTTCGTTGCCACTATCGTGGCTATAGCCATAAAATCTTCCTGGTTCAGTCTGAATCCTTGTGGAGGTCCATTGTCTTCTTCGTTGGCGTTGTTGTTGTTAGCATAGCGAGGGTTGCGTTTTTTGCCTCGGTGGTCTACCGGCCATTTCCTATAATTTAAACGCTTCTAAGAATTTGTTGCGCATAACGAAATGattgaatgaatgaataagtTATGCTGGAAATAActgaaattaataaataaacataactTTATTAATTTCTGAATATAGAGAAATAACTGAATGAAAACAATCGTACTGAATGAAATAATATAGTAACAATGAGAAAATAAACTCCTAGTAATAAAGGAAAAGTCACTAAGATACTCTATATCTCTCCATCTCCAACGGCTGCTATAGgctcatctatctctataggTTCTTCCTCTTCCGGCTCCTCCTCTAGCTCGTCCTCATGAAGTAGCTCTATCATCTGTGTGAGCTGGGCGTTCTCTCCCATGAGTTGTGTCACCTGCGCCTTCAGCTCTTGTATCTCTGCATCTGCCACGTCCAACAGATCACTAGCATGCTGTTGGGACTGCTCCCGCTCAGACTTCTTCTGCTTAACCTGGTTCTTTAGAGTTTCAAACTGCTGGGTCAGAAGACGAGTCACATCTGCAAGGCTGTTCATAGCCTCACATGAATTCTCTAGTCTCTTCCTACGCTTGGTATTTTGCTGCCTCTCTTCCTCCAATTCCTTACGGTATTGCTCTATATCCTCTCGCAGCTTTCCCTTTCGATACAGGCTCTGTTCTATGCCCTCGCTCAAGTCCATGTTGTCGCCTCTCACCAGCTCTCCCTGATAGATCACCTTGTTGAGTTGGACCTGTATCTTCTCTTTTTCTGTGGCTAGGGTCTCAACCTCTCGTCTCTTCTCGCCTAGTCTGGCTCTAAGTCGCTTCATCTGGCACGACTGATAATAAAGGGCAAGCTACTACATGTGAATAGCAGCCTGGGAACGAGTGTGGAATCGCAGGGTAGTCGATGGAGCCATTTCATAAAATCAAAAAGAGAAATGCTCAGAATCGAAAAGAAACAATATAGGACAAGAGACAATATAGCACAAGATGCTATAtacatgaaatttttgaaaaatatataaatatttttttttcaaaaatggaaAGTTTGGAAATACACATATGGGTTCGAAGCATATGTCGAGAGGATTCCAGAACAATTGACGGAATCGAATTCGGAATTTTCTATGAGAAGTTATACGGTCTACGAATATTTCTTAAAAGGGCAAAAACGACGTTTCGGAGGCCTAAACGAAGGAATTTCGCGATTTGGACCCCTACCTCACGACAAAGTGGTAATTTTCGCTCGTTGGACCGTTTCGGAGGGGATAGCATTGGCCTTTCTAAAAAATTccaccgaaatttttttttgtaaaaatttttcttatttttttcccaatcGGATTATGAACcttatggctctgataccacttaaatgtcacgccccgaaactcagggttgacaccggcgttgtttgacaatcacacaatcgaaaacaacaagcctcgtagcacagtataaaccgaacccagtttatatatcataattcaaaCGAAATAACCATTGTTTTTACAATCCTGAAATCAAAATGACAGAGTTTAATGCggaacataaaactgaataatcataataaattttaaacttaatctAAATTCTTGAACATTCACCATCCCTAGAATTGGTCCGACTCCTCTTCCTCGAGTTCTTTCTCAGGCTTATCTGGGAAAGGGTTGTAGGGGGGTGAGTACTTGGGAATACTCGgcaagtgggggccgttcgagcacaacataaaaatatttacaccattttcgaaaataacacatAAACACATCATGCATTTCATAAGGTAatatcatattcatatcataacagCTCTGCGATTTTTCTATCTTATAtgatttactgatatcagtccctaatttttcaTCTTCTAAGGGGACGAGGTcataaaacggttctatcccactgtgaagggccatatgttgggatTTCCACTTATTTTCAGTGAGTCCTCACAGTGCCAACATGTAAAcataccaaaattttaaaaaaaaaacgtagaGACAGAATGACGGTGCTCGACCGAATTTTTCGAAAACAAGAAAACACTTAACAAAAATTAAggatttaaaacaagcccacttacagtagtTTTGGAATGCTAAAAAAACGTAGATGCACGGCTTTGGATTGGATCACTTCTCGTTCCTCATTCGGGCAGCGCTTCAGCTCACGATCCCGGCTAACTTTGGAcgatttttggtgaaaaatttcAGGTAGGATAGCTGTTGGAATTTCGAAAGTTGCAGCTAGGGAATCTCGAAATTGTGGTGTGAGAATGGCTAGGATTGATGCACTATCTATAGGGGATGAGGATGAAGCTAAGTATGGTAGTCCAATCATGCCCAAAATTGCGTAAAATCTCACAATATTTGACTCCAAATATCCttgccattttcgaaaattcagctACCTAAGTTGTGAGATTTATTCCTTGATCCCATTGCCCTCCATTGATTCGAAAATATATGTGGCTAGGCCAATGATTTTGTGCCAAAGTTTGAtggattatttccaattggCCTAGTATCTAACCATCATAATAATTAGGCATTCAAGATAGGAGAGATTTCGAAATTTGCTTGCAATCCTTATGCCTTAATTCCTCTAAACTTGTATGGTATTCCAATCTTGTAAATTCCCTtcccaattttcgaaaatatgcatGCATTGGTGTAAATATTATTGGCATGATACACAAGATTTTCAATAAATATCTTCTCAAATGCATATCttatttaatacaaaaaaatcttatgctaaaaaaattttctttacaaatattaattatatggttGAAAAAATCGATTCTCAAAGAATTTGTGAGTCTTATGTGGTCTAAAATGAGAAGTTTATGGGCTGGTCATGTATgtttaagttgggaaaaatttggttaagtttcggggtcgattcgggttaaaatcgggactccggtccaagttttaaaacgaattgtaTAAGTTTTGTAACGGgctcgattttattcttaagtaatgcttataattatgttttgagatgttttgAGGAGTTTGGTAAACTTCATatcgaaatttagaggtccaggggtaaaacaatcattttgggtttccaggggcaaaatggtcattctGCACCCGGGTTGAGTTTTATTCCTAGAAGCGCCccgagcacaaatttatcatgctattaaatgtttatgcatcatgaatatgatttttatgaaattatgaaaattacgTCGCGTGCTTGATTTTATGAATTTAcgtatatacatgattttgttaagtggtgaaaatgatgatgctttgaaggatgggaattggttgtgactaaggatgtatatgtaaatgctaatgatgtatatgtaaatgctaaTGATGAgacctaggcacagtggatgaaTAATACTGTCGCTGAAGTCCGACAGCCACCGGGTACCACAgttttatgtagatggatccatcgtataATGATAAAACAATAaggctgatacgaaagtcacaactaattaacTGAATTCATTAAAGGAAAATGTCTAAGGATATGATGTTAATATGAGCTgtttgacacgttatgatttCATACGACACGTTTActtttatgcttttaagttcatgaaagatatgttgatcacagtatttttcactgttgtgtgccatgtatatgtacttgctattaacgatacaggtgtgttgagtctttagactcactaggtgtgaatgatgcaggtaaGCATTTTGATCAAGAGACTGGAGGTGATGATGACTGAACGGACGGAGCTGGTGGTGCACATTAACCCGATGACCTTGTATTCTTCcacaaatatatgattttatgggaACATGTTTAAACAACTTTTTAAAtggttgatgattttattttgttgagggTCTTGACAAGTTTTAATATGCTTGACGTCTTATATTTTTAAACGGTAATTGTTTAGGTTGGTtgctttttttcatttttttaactgtagttattttattcagcacttggttgattttacaaaatgttgtttcgaattttatgtACTTACGTAGGCATGGTTTCGGCCATTacatctaaaaaaaaatttcattatctatgcagcttgaatttttatatagataaaataaatgtcataattggataaaacaataaaatattattataataaagatAATTTCTACATTAGAATCATTAAATCccaagccacaagttggctcactaaacacctactctaacaatatccGATTTTTCCTATAGCCAACTACCTAGATATCTTAGACCCATTACTTTACGATGCTTCTTAAACAAAGGTCCTAGCAGCGGCTTCGTCAGTGGATCAACAATGTTATCTGCAGATGCGACTCTCTTTACGGATATGTCTcttcttcccacaatctcccagATTATGCAGAACTTCCttagtatatgtttggatcgttGATGAGACCTCGGTACCTTTTCTTGTGCAACGGCATCGGTGTTGTCACAGTAGACCGAGACTGAATCAACTGTTTGAGGAGTGAAACCCAACTCTTGAAAAAATTCATCATCCAAACCCTCTCATTTGGTGCAGTCGATGCAACTATGTATTCGGCCACAGTGGTTGAATCCGCtgtggtgtcttgcttggaagtCGATAGGATCGATTTGGGGATAATCATTGAGATAAAATAGCTCgattcttgaaattttgaatatcGATGAATTAAATGGAGTTCGATTTTTTAAGCAAGCTGGagaaactcaaaataatctttcgtagaaaccgaataaacattttgtaaagcatttaaaagatatgcaagatgaaagaataaaaaattttggttgaagcattttatcaaacacttagtatgtaatattttggtatttgaaaaacacataaatgaaaggggatcggttacggtgcccaaatgcgcaacggaagtttcaaaaattttaaaggcaaaaccgagcaccctaaacCATAGTGTGTAACAAATAccataaaacacaaaatgacattcatagggtgttttaagatgtttacctatcaatctcaaaagattgatgatgactccaactaagttgtaaacactTAGCCCTTGAATGGTTGACCCTCTACAAGCTTTCCTTGCTCTTGGACTccttccttcaaattaggtccaccaccaactagaaagatcccctctaattttgcactagaaaaattagagaatttttcttttgagaaggGTATATTTTCCTCaaccaaaatgaagaaaaattgaGAGGAATTTTTGAAGAAGTTTCGGACACTATCATGGAGGAGAGAGAGAGGAGAAattttcttggtgcttgaaaaagtgtaAAAGTGCATGGgcatgccatgccttgtttattgaaaaagtagCTTCCAAACTTTCACCTACTatgcatgcattttatttgggcttgtaacaattacaaagctcatggacttttatttaaatatctcaaacccatttgagaccatttaaactttacttgattttactcaagcccactagttaaataattattccaattgtgctctacaagacccaatgttatttaattaattcaacacttaaattaatttgattattttgactctactaggcccactagtgtttaattaattcaacacttgaattaatttaatttagtccataacaatgtttatgaaaatcacaattttcaaatacattatttatttgaccaacttttaatttagaaacacttccataaattaaaagttatattctcctcatagaagtcatacttctaattttccttgtGCTTATAAAATCCTTTATGAGCcgagccgttcaacacattgaactaattttacttctcaacgaaatctagaaagttagcacttgtgtgaccctcaagggttaaatgatacaactagccgtgggttcacatctcaatgtgattcgggattaaatatgtccttatatgagcatactccagttgctccattcttacttatcaactccttgataataagaacgtcagaactcaaatctgatagtacccaaccaatcatgttaaacgcctagtaGCATTGCTTagatgattccctaggtatcaaatgatagttcctgcaagaaccattctattatagttagtgtacagtacggtcccttcatctcatatatcccgatcgattcgacaactattggtatatcgagagttgtcaatgaatcaatactatgtgtcatgtcgtagtttcatcgatggtgtaatataTGAAACTCTTTTCAtgattaccaccaacactctgatcagagatttcatactacatacacacaggatatccatacccgaaggtaagcggtgaatccctgactacaatgcattgactcttatatgtttcgacagaacacccaaccttgccacctgataaccccatatgagtcggtaaacaagtcaaagtgcaatgctagcatatggagtctcaattttgtcccgggtcatacggactaatggtgtataaccataaactaggatgtttccactcgataagtgagaaccacttggaaagccctttatggagggttgttcagtgcactctaccaggagcccCTATCtacatgctcggacatcacaatgtcccctaccaatgaaacatggtactcacatcgtacatactagtctcaaactcgagcggcctatatccttcttagcgacgtctgaatcgactaggaactgttaagaatatacagtatttcaaatatgagtttcgtgatactcatcatatgagcatcacATATTCTTTccactatttgtatattcaaggactttatctatgtaactagcatgggtatacagataaagatgtgccaaaacaataatttcaaatattattaaaataacgattgtttatacatagagtttcaacgtgaaccctcggccaacacttggctcgacgggcacctactctaacaataaaatgcttcaacaaagCATATTTAAAACATTAGAAATGATAAgcaaatgcaataaataaatagacacgaatttgtttatggatgttcagagattaACAACttctacgtcacctcttcttccctttggaaaagattcactagaagactttgattcatACAACTCTTTCTACAAACCCTATTCAGAAAGACAgcacccaactagaactcctagcactcaagattgcagGTAGCatctcacaatcagcatattgtttaacgtctcatatgcaaagactacaaatacattgttttacgtctttgtgtgaagactcgctcatctaatctttgaagttcagcTCTCTTGTATATGCGTGAGTGattatttattagaaatttatcatttatagtgtacatctcaaatgtctcctcacacaagggcttgtgctctcaactatcagatttcttcatgctaactgctcATTCTTTGAATCTCTTTCCAAAGCTTGTATTTGTTCTTCaaaatgttgtatttataagttctaacaatgatatatattttagacACAACACTATGATCTTTTGGAAAGTTTCtatactgtttctgaaattgcaaagGTCAAATTTGCTTTACTGGACAATTTCCCAAGCATAAACTGGTCATTCAGTTTTGCTCTTGGTCAACTAGTTTAGTTTTGGTCTGGTCAACTAATATGCTCAATTGGTTCAGTTTTGGTCTATCCAAATGGTCAACTAATTTGCTCAACTTAAACTGGTCAATTGGACCAAACTGATGAGATATGCTGAAATCAGCCTGGCAGATTTTAGCCCGTGCAGAACAAGTACGTTCATCATCATTTAGAAGCATTTAAACTCCAATTCAGACTTTTACttgtgaatatgatttgtatatccTGTCTTAGCTTCGTAACACATATTGAGTCATTTCATTTGGATGACTGAGCTGATCAGACTGATCAAAACACAGTAACTGCTTATATCCAACTCATTGCTATTTTCGTGCAATCTGTTTGGTCATTTATATCACTGATATGTGAGGTATCACAATACCAAAGCTTGCCATATTTTCAATTTGGTAAATTCGAGTTTCAGCTTCCATATTGAATTAGCAACTTCACACTTGATTAAAGCAACACAATAACAtgttgttatcatcaaaatcaagatttttagAGTTTCTAAACCCAACTATCTActcctttttgatgatcacaaaacttggataaataaatatttcaactaacatatttctctcattttttttgcgaatcaaaaagtcatattttcaaaacaagTTAAGCATAAAATTTCTCTCcccctcaatatttaaaacGAGTTCTTCCATACATctatgaaattttgaaatttatgaaaGAAGAGGGATAACTAATAAATTTCCTCCGTAGCTCATGCATTTTCTTTAACAGCACTCGGATCTCAACTTGAACCAATAAACTGCTTTTTCTCATGTTCAACCAAGCTTCATATTTTATACCGCTGCGATTCTCTATGAGTCTAGTTTGTAATTCAAAAAGTGGTTTGTCATTTGGACATCCGAGCGAAGAGTTATGTCATTTTTCCCAAAGTTGCTGCAAGCTGCCAGAAAATTTAAACTTTGCATAAtgtgttaaaaaaatatgaaaaacaaattttaaagatCAAATCGGTTTCAAATGTTCTTTTAAGAACAATCCGCTCTGATACCTCTTGATAAGATCGATTTGGGGATAATAATTGAGCTACAATAAAATGGTTCTTAAAATATTGAA includes:
- the LOC140983840 gene encoding uncharacterized protein; this translates as MAIATIVATKLQRLVNPNTNQPPPPPPQHGIKFHYESLRKNRCPSFSGTADPEVSQSWLKSVETQLRLLEVPEALKVDVIVPFLEDKTDKWWEAISPAITAAGPITWQHFREAFLKQYYLAEVRLQKLSDFQNFIQAPDMSVVEYTSQFNALVSYAPTIMADEALKLHRFKKRLNIRIQSALAIYQPMNFSDLKSPAIRAETDIQRREKENRNKRPMSSQSSHRGQNFKKPNQSGRPSKGPSPATSYQAIKPCPTCHLRHLGECRRASGVCFGCGKPGHRMAECPDATNRATGQSKGDGSNSGVNANKPRENKPNARVFSMMQKEADDANDVVSGTIFIQQVSAYVLFECGATHSFTSKKFAKKLGCKPQKLTEPFRIATPTSWVIETHEIYRDCKISIGNQTFSANLIQLIMVDFDIILRMDWLARNSAMVDCKGKIVKLRTPNQEEVVYHGKSKERKSLLSTSQAWRAMKSEEDIYLAMVSELKEEVERKLEDIPIVREFPDVFPEELSGTVLNREVDFEINFVPGAAPISKAPYRMAPAELKELKDQRQEFLD